Proteins encoded together in one Synechococcus sp. BL107 window:
- a CDS encoding NADP-dependent isocitrate dehydrogenase produces the protein MVKFEKLTAPSTGTAIRFENGAPVVADNPIIPFIRGDGTGVDIWPATQKVLDAAVAKAYGGTKSIEWFKVYAGDEACDLYGTYQYLPEDTLDAIRTYGVAIKGPLTTPVGGGIRSLNVALRQIFDLYCCVRPCRYYEGTPSPHKRPQDLDVIVYRENTEDIYMGIEWEADDAVGQELRQYLNDVVIPANGKLGKRQIPEGSGIGIKPVSKNGSQRHIRKAIQHALRLEGNKRHVTLVHKGNIMKFTEGAFRDWGYELATTEFRDVCITERESWILGNLEKDSTLSVQNNARMIEPGYDSLTPEKQSVLDAEVQAVIDAIGSSHGQGKWKDMVLVDDRIADSIFQQIQTRPQEYSILATLNLNGDYISDAAAAMVGGLGMAPGANIGENAAIFEATHGTAPKHAGLDRINPGSVILSGVMMLEFLGWQEAADLITKGLSAAIANREVTYDLARLMEPQVDPVSCSGFADAVIRHF, from the coding sequence ATGGTCAAGTTCGAGAAGCTCACTGCCCCCAGCACAGGCACTGCGATCCGCTTCGAGAACGGTGCACCCGTGGTTGCCGACAATCCGATCATTCCATTTATCCGAGGTGATGGAACGGGGGTGGACATTTGGCCCGCCACCCAAAAAGTGCTCGATGCAGCTGTCGCGAAGGCTTATGGCGGGACCAAATCCATTGAGTGGTTCAAGGTGTATGCCGGCGACGAGGCCTGTGACTTATACGGCACGTACCAGTACCTCCCTGAAGACACCCTGGATGCGATCCGCACCTATGGGGTCGCAATCAAGGGTCCCCTCACCACCCCCGTGGGAGGCGGCATCCGCTCCCTGAACGTGGCCCTGCGACAAATTTTTGATCTCTATTGCTGCGTGCGGCCTTGCCGCTACTACGAAGGCACCCCTAGCCCCCATAAGCGTCCCCAAGACTTGGACGTGATCGTTTACCGGGAAAACACCGAAGACATTTACATGGGGATCGAGTGGGAAGCGGACGATGCCGTTGGCCAAGAACTGCGCCAATACCTCAACGACGTCGTGATCCCAGCGAACGGAAAGTTAGGAAAACGACAGATCCCCGAGGGATCTGGCATCGGGATCAAACCCGTGAGCAAGAACGGCAGCCAGCGCCACATTCGCAAGGCGATTCAACATGCGTTGCGGCTTGAGGGCAACAAGCGTCACGTCACCCTGGTGCATAAGGGCAACATCATGAAATTCACGGAAGGTGCCTTTCGTGACTGGGGCTACGAACTCGCCACAACGGAGTTCCGTGATGTTTGTATCACTGAACGCGAGAGCTGGATCTTGGGCAATCTGGAGAAGGATTCAACGCTGAGCGTGCAAAACAACGCCCGCATGATCGAGCCGGGATACGACAGCCTCACTCCCGAGAAACAATCCGTTCTTGATGCCGAAGTTCAGGCCGTGATCGATGCGATTGGAAGCAGCCATGGCCAGGGGAAGTGGAAGGACATGGTGCTCGTTGACGACCGCATCGCCGACAGCATTTTTCAACAAATTCAGACCCGACCCCAGGAGTATTCGATCCTGGCCACCCTCAATTTGAACGGCGATTACATCTCGGATGCCGCTGCAGCGATGGTGGGTGGTTTGGGTATGGCCCCCGGGGCCAACATCGGCGAGAACGCCGCCATTTTTGAGGCGACGCATGGCACGGCACCAAAGCATGCGGGCCTTGATCGAATCAATCCGGGTTCAGTGATTCTCAGCGGCGTGATGATGCTCGAATTTTTGGGTTGGCAAGAAGCAGCCGATCTAATCACCAAAGGGCTGAGCGCCGCCATTGCCAATCGTGAAGTCACCTACGACCTGGCACGTTTGATGGAGCCTCAAGTGGATCCCGTGAGCTGCAGCGGCTTCGCGGATGCCGTGATTCGTCACTTCTAA
- a CDS encoding (Fe-S)-binding protein, which yields MSEPLSADPTSTTSLPGLPAGAADPCVHCGFCLPTCASYRVLASEMDSPRGRIHALRAIEAGELELDATVASHFDTCLGCYACVTACPSGVRYDQLIEATRPKLNNAKLRSSWQISFRQLLLQVLPYPRRLRALLQPLRLYAGTPIQTLARRSGLTRLFGPGIEAMEQLLPSLAANAFDDAMPTVNPAIGPRRGRVALLLGCVQRCFDPSVNTATVSVLQANGFEVVLPPEQGCCGAVSHHQGEMELTRQLASALVDSMNAIEGELDAVLVAASGCGHTMKAYGEILHNNNGFRAPVLDVHEFLTNVGLSDSFSAQLKPIAKAVAMHDACHMIHGQGIQQQPRALLAAIPGLELKEPMEAGVCCGSAGIYNLVQPEEAAELGTIKADDLSNTGAALVASANIGCTMQLRRHLQGRQPVHHPMELLAASAGLHPLPSLTQAAVGAEIAGEGDDR from the coding sequence ATGAGCGAGCCACTCAGCGCCGACCCCACGTCAACCACATCTCTCCCGGGCTTACCCGCAGGAGCCGCCGATCCCTGTGTGCACTGCGGATTTTGCCTGCCCACCTGCGCCAGCTATCGCGTTCTGGCCAGTGAGATGGACTCCCCCCGTGGCCGCATCCATGCCCTGCGGGCGATCGAAGCCGGTGAGCTGGAACTCGACGCCACCGTTGCAAGCCACTTCGACACTTGCTTGGGCTGTTATGCCTGCGTCACGGCATGTCCTTCTGGCGTCCGTTACGACCAACTGATCGAAGCCACGCGACCGAAACTCAACAACGCCAAATTGCGCAGCAGCTGGCAAATCAGTTTTCGTCAGTTGCTCCTGCAGGTCTTGCCCTACCCACGCCGGCTTCGGGCTTTGCTCCAGCCGCTGCGGCTTTACGCCGGCACCCCCATCCAGACCCTCGCCCGCCGCAGTGGCCTAACCCGCTTGTTTGGCCCAGGGATCGAAGCGATGGAACAGCTGCTGCCCTCCCTGGCAGCCAATGCCTTCGACGACGCGATGCCAACGGTGAACCCTGCCATCGGCCCTCGCCGCGGCCGAGTGGCGCTGCTGTTGGGCTGCGTCCAACGCTGCTTCGATCCGTCGGTGAACACGGCCACGGTGAGCGTGCTTCAAGCCAATGGGTTTGAGGTGGTTCTCCCCCCCGAACAGGGCTGCTGCGGTGCCGTGAGTCACCACCAAGGGGAGATGGAGCTCACCCGCCAGCTGGCTTCAGCGCTTGTTGACAGCATGAATGCAATCGAAGGAGAGCTAGACGCCGTGCTGGTGGCAGCCTCCGGTTGCGGCCACACGATGAAGGCCTATGGCGAAATTCTGCACAACAACAACGGCTTCCGGGCACCGGTTTTGGACGTGCATGAATTTCTCACCAACGTGGGATTGAGCGACAGCTTTTCGGCCCAACTGAAGCCCATCGCCAAGGCAGTGGCCATGCATGACGCCTGCCACATGATCCACGGCCAAGGCATTCAGCAACAGCCACGCGCCCTTCTCGCCGCCATCCCCGGACTAGAGCTCAAGGAACCCATGGAAGCAGGCGTCTGTTGCGGAAGCGCCGGCATCTACAACCTGGTGCAACCGGAGGAAGCCGCAGAGCTGGGAACAATCAAGGCAGACGACCTCAGCAACACCGGGGCAGCGCTTGTGGCCAGCGCCAATATCGGTTGCACCATGCAACTTCGCCGGCATCTGCAGGGACGGCAGCCGGTTCACCACCCAATGGAACTGTTAGCGGCATCAGCCGGCTTGCATCCGCTGCCAAGCCTCACACAGGCTGCTGTCGGTGCCGAGATTGCCGGGGAAGGTGACGATCGGTAG
- a CDS encoding four-carbon acid sugar kinase family protein — MKVVVIDDDPTGSQAVHSCLLLLRWDVQALRRGLRHGSPLLFVLADTRSLTPEAAAQRNREIVTNLEVALTEEGLDRSEIQLVSRGDSTLRGHGVVEPAVLERCFGPFAATLHVPAFIEGGRTTVNGVHLLYGEPVHTTPFAKDRLFGFSTSDLPQWLEQKSAGAICAADVVKVSLEDLDQASAGEMPHLIQRLAALQGNTAVVVDAEHQSQLAALAAAVLALKGERRFLFRSAASVVKALADPGPQPLDPNGLARLRRRGPNGEGLPGLVMVGSHVPLADQQLMRLLEDPRCIGLELPVRRIARVLDGGSPDLLLPDLEREWCEQLQALLQSGRTPVLFTSRGEIRLASASAGRLMCQTIARLMGRLARALAPGLGYLISKGGITTQTLLADGLDLEAVELEGQLMPGLSVVRPSAGVAQALPIVTFPGNLGTDSSLCEAWQRMQAG; from the coding sequence ATGAAGGTTGTGGTGATCGACGACGACCCCACCGGTTCGCAGGCGGTGCATAGCTGTCTGCTGCTGCTGCGCTGGGATGTTCAAGCACTGCGCCGTGGTTTGCGCCATGGCTCGCCGTTGCTGTTTGTGTTGGCCGACACGCGCTCCCTGACACCAGAGGCCGCAGCGCAACGCAACCGGGAGATCGTCACCAACCTAGAAGTGGCTCTGACGGAGGAAGGCCTCGACCGCTCGGAGATTCAGCTCGTGAGCCGGGGCGATTCCACCCTGCGTGGCCATGGGGTGGTGGAGCCAGCTGTTTTGGAGCGTTGTTTTGGTCCGTTTGCGGCCACCTTGCACGTGCCGGCATTCATTGAGGGGGGGCGCACCACGGTGAACGGTGTGCACTTGCTCTATGGGGAGCCCGTCCACACCACGCCGTTTGCCAAGGATCGTTTGTTCGGCTTCAGCACGAGTGATCTCCCTCAGTGGCTGGAGCAGAAGAGTGCTGGTGCCATCTGTGCAGCTGATGTGGTGAAAGTCAGCCTCGAAGACCTGGATCAGGCTTCAGCAGGGGAGATGCCCCACTTGATCCAACGCTTAGCGGCCCTGCAAGGGAATACCGCCGTGGTGGTGGATGCGGAGCATCAATCGCAGCTGGCTGCCCTGGCGGCGGCTGTGCTGGCCTTGAAAGGCGAACGGCGGTTTCTTTTCCGTTCAGCGGCCAGTGTGGTGAAGGCTCTGGCCGACCCTGGTCCCCAGCCGTTGGATCCGAATGGCTTAGCTCGGTTGCGACGACGCGGCCCCAACGGGGAGGGGCTGCCTGGGTTGGTGATGGTGGGATCCCATGTTCCCCTGGCTGATCAGCAGCTCATGCGGTTGCTGGAGGATCCTCGCTGCATTGGCCTTGAACTGCCTGTGCGCCGCATTGCTCGGGTGTTGGACGGTGGATCGCCCGACCTGCTGTTGCCGGATTTGGAGCGGGAATGGTGCGAGCAACTTCAAGCCCTGCTCCAGTCGGGCCGAACGCCGGTGTTGTTCACCAGCCGCGGTGAGATCAGATTGGCGAGCGCGTCGGCGGGGCGCTTGATGTGTCAAACCATCGCGCGTCTGATGGGGCGTCTCGCTAGGGCCTTGGCACCGGGATTGGGCTACCTGATTAGCAAGGGTGGGATCACCACCCAAACCTTGTTGGCAGATGGGTTGGATTTGGAGGCGGTGGAGCTGGAAGGTCAGTTGATGCCGGGGTTATCGGTTGTGCGCCCTTCAGCGGGTGTCGCGCAGGCGCTACCGATCGTCACCTTCCCCGGCAATCTCGGCACCGACAGCAGCCTGTGTGAGGCTTGGCAGCGGATGCAAGCCGGCTGA
- a CDS encoding FAD-binding oxidoreductase — MSHTPATRAELINLVRQWHQDSTPWIPSGHGTRLDWGPALDPDHSVLSCQQLNQVIDHAVDDLTITVEAGLPLVDLQRLLAAQDQWLPVDWPRGGEPMTTDRLDNGSAGSIGGLIARGISGGLRQRHLGIRDQIIGIGLLRSDGTAAKAGGRVVKNVAGYDLMRLLCGSWGSLALITEVTLRVQPIRPAHAGLLVTGVLANLEGFRAALLLSTLTPERCDWQCPGDGSWALRLVLSSVSDQAVLDQLTRIQALATEHGLQAEAKPCSSPLDVAMLCHKPDQILRLVLPAASLHQLIASEAMTSLKGWSWELAAGAGCGDGWCSSAAPAFQIEALRRQVASLGGQLMVLVQPGDQQVSAWTDTPARPVIEAVKRQFDPRQQLSRGRLPGVDQFQTRA, encoded by the coding sequence GTGAGCCATACCCCTGCAACCCGAGCGGAGCTGATCAACCTGGTGCGCCAGTGGCATCAAGACTCCACCCCCTGGATCCCCAGTGGACACGGAACCCGCTTGGACTGGGGACCCGCACTGGATCCCGACCATTCGGTACTCAGCTGCCAACAGCTCAATCAGGTGATCGACCATGCCGTGGACGATCTCACCATCACCGTGGAGGCGGGACTCCCCCTTGTGGACCTGCAACGTTTACTCGCGGCGCAGGATCAGTGGCTGCCGGTGGACTGGCCCCGCGGCGGTGAACCGATGACAACAGATCGTTTGGACAATGGATCTGCAGGAAGTATTGGCGGGCTCATCGCCCGCGGGATCTCCGGTGGCCTGCGCCAACGGCACCTCGGCATCCGCGACCAAATCATCGGGATTGGGCTGCTGCGCAGTGATGGAACAGCCGCCAAAGCCGGCGGTCGCGTTGTCAAAAACGTGGCTGGTTATGACCTGATGCGCCTGCTCTGCGGAAGCTGGGGAAGCCTGGCGCTGATTACGGAGGTCACCCTGCGGGTTCAACCGATCCGCCCCGCCCATGCGGGCCTCCTGGTGACCGGTGTGCTTGCCAATCTGGAAGGCTTTCGAGCTGCGCTACTGCTCTCGACCCTGACGCCAGAGCGCTGTGATTGGCAGTGCCCTGGGGATGGCAGCTGGGCACTGCGACTGGTGCTGAGCAGCGTGTCGGACCAAGCCGTGCTGGATCAGCTCACCCGGATTCAGGCCCTCGCCACAGAGCATGGCTTGCAGGCCGAAGCCAAGCCATGCAGCTCGCCGCTGGATGTGGCGATGCTGTGCCATAAGCCAGACCAGATACTGCGTCTGGTGCTCCCCGCCGCAAGCTTGCATCAATTAATCGCCAGTGAGGCCATGACCTCCCTCAAAGGTTGGTCTTGGGAGCTGGCAGCCGGAGCCGGCTGCGGCGATGGCTGGTGCAGCAGCGCCGCACCGGCCTTCCAAATCGAAGCCCTACGCCGCCAAGTGGCATCCCTTGGCGGACAGTTGATGGTGCTGGTGCAGCCAGGAGATCAACAGGTATCTGCTTGGACGGATACACCGGCACGGCCGGTGATTGAAGCTGTCAAACGGCAGTTTGATCCACGACAACAACTCAGCCGAGGACGGCTACCCGGGGTTGATCAGTTTCAGACCAGGGCATAG
- a CDS encoding galactose mutarotase yields MTLTQQSAPYAHWEFVHPETGDRLRIIPERGGIVSEWRCQGREVVYFDQERYANPANSIRGGIPVLFPICGNLPGDLLRVDGQDHTLQQHGFARNLPWQLQVLDDQQGVRVSLTSTEDTLKAYPFAFEVAMDVRPTPGALEITTTIQNRSSAEMPFSFGLHPYFNISDLSQTRLTGLAARCLNHLEMADAETAAQLTRLPEGVDFLCRPAGPVTLIDDATGAELQLQHQDPMDLTVVWTEPPRKMVCLEPWTGPRQSLVSGDRKLVLQPGGEQTLSCRYALV; encoded by the coding sequence ATGACTCTCACGCAGCAATCCGCGCCCTATGCGCACTGGGAGTTTGTGCATCCTGAAACAGGTGATCGCCTCCGGATCATTCCCGAACGCGGCGGCATCGTGAGCGAGTGGCGCTGCCAGGGGCGCGAAGTCGTTTATTTCGATCAAGAGCGTTACGCCAATCCAGCGAACAGCATTCGCGGCGGTATCCCTGTGCTGTTTCCGATTTGTGGGAATTTGCCTGGGGATCTGCTCCGGGTTGATGGTCAAGACCACACGCTGCAGCAGCATGGTTTTGCCCGCAATTTGCCTTGGCAGTTGCAGGTTCTCGACGACCAGCAAGGGGTGCGGGTCAGCCTGACCAGTACGGAGGACACGTTGAAGGCTTATCCATTTGCGTTTGAGGTCGCCATGGATGTGCGTCCAACGCCGGGGGCGTTGGAGATCACAACCACCATTCAGAACCGCAGCTCTGCGGAGATGCCCTTCAGCTTTGGGTTGCATCCGTATTTCAACATCAGCGACCTCTCCCAAACCCGTTTGACAGGCTTGGCAGCCCGCTGCCTGAATCACTTGGAGATGGCCGATGCGGAGACCGCCGCTCAGCTGACTCGGCTTCCAGAGGGCGTGGACTTTTTGTGCCGTCCGGCTGGACCTGTCACTTTGATCGACGATGCAACAGGGGCGGAGCTCCAGCTTCAGCATCAAGACCCGATGGACCTCACCGTGGTGTGGACGGAGCCTCCTCGCAAAATGGTGTGCCTGGAACCCTGGACCGGCCCGCGTCAGTCCCTGGTGAGCGGTGATCGCAAATTGGTCTTGCAGCCTGGGGGTGAGCAGACCCTCTCCTGTCGCTATGCCCTGGTCTGA
- a CDS encoding alpha/beta fold hydrolase, protein MPVVVEISPWSHLGHAVHTVCQEPDQPIPSDRPALLLVHGFGASTDHWRYNIPVLSRSHPVHAIDLLGFGRSAKPASLSYGGALWRDQLVAYVHERIGRPTVIAGNSLGGFAALAAGAALGQDCAGVVLLNAAGPFSDEQRPPKGWGAIARQSIGTALLKSPVVQRILFENLRRPATIRRTLNQVYVDKTNVDDWLVEAIRRPSMDPGAFGVFRTVFDIPSGQPLDELFAELTAPLLLLWGIRDPWINAPGRRSTFQRHAPEATKEVVLDAGHCPHDEVPEQVNAALQEWLAELN, encoded by the coding sequence TTGCCTGTTGTTGTGGAGATCAGTCCCTGGAGCCATCTCGGCCATGCCGTCCATACGGTGTGTCAGGAACCGGATCAGCCGATCCCATCCGATCGTCCTGCTCTTTTGCTGGTCCATGGCTTTGGAGCGTCAACGGACCATTGGCGGTACAACATCCCTGTGTTGTCCCGCAGCCATCCAGTCCATGCCATCGATTTGCTCGGCTTTGGCCGCAGTGCCAAGCCGGCCAGCCTTTCGTATGGCGGCGCCCTCTGGCGTGATCAGCTTGTGGCCTATGTGCACGAACGGATTGGGCGACCAACGGTGATCGCCGGTAATTCCCTTGGGGGGTTTGCAGCCCTCGCAGCGGGTGCGGCCCTTGGTCAGGACTGCGCTGGTGTTGTGTTGCTCAATGCAGCTGGCCCGTTCAGTGACGAACAAAGACCTCCCAAGGGATGGGGTGCCATCGCTCGGCAAAGCATTGGGACAGCCTTGTTGAAGAGCCCAGTGGTTCAACGAATCCTGTTCGAGAACCTGCGCCGTCCGGCCACAATCCGTCGCACCTTGAACCAGGTGTATGTGGATAAAACCAATGTGGACGACTGGCTGGTGGAGGCGATCCGACGCCCGTCCATGGACCCTGGTGCCTTCGGGGTGTTTCGCACCGTGTTCGATATTCCCAGTGGTCAGCCCTTGGATGAATTGTTTGCCGAGCTCACGGCTCCCTTGCTGCTGCTGTGGGGCATCCGTGACCCCTGGATCAATGCTCCGGGGCGTCGTTCCACCTTCCAACGCCATGCCCCAGAAGCCACCAAGGAGGTGGTGTTGGATGCCGGACACTGCCCCCACGATGAGGTTCCGGAGCAAGTGAACGCGGCTTTGCAGGAGTGGCTGGCTGAACTCAATTGA
- a CDS encoding cation:proton antiporter: MLLPSLLSEISSHDLEVAETLIGILRFVLIFVGARTLSEILVRLELPTILGELLAGVIIGASGLHLLVPPETQVQLSGAFADVIAGMAHIPAAEVSVLYNESFGALQSVATLGLYSLLFLTGLESELDELMAVGKQAFSVAVVGVVLPFALGTLGLMSIFHVDAIPAIFAGASMTATSIGITASVFGELGYLRTREGQIVIGAAVLDDILGIVILAVVVSLGAGGSLDIAPIIQLVVAAVLFVVVALVLSRKAAPAFDWVIDQLNAPGGKLVGSYLLLGASCFAATAIGLEAALGAFAAGLIASTSKHRHEIQAAVTPIVGLFATVFFVLVGAGMDLSVINPSDPEARSALVIAAFLFVVAVIGKVVAGWAVFGKEPTNHLVVGLGMMPRGEVGLIFLGLGTASGLLSPGLEAAILLMVIGTTFLAPVLLRLVLKDKPPEDGNQVPEEFAADPLGGSS, from the coding sequence ATGCTGCTCCCCTCACTGCTGAGCGAAATCAGCAGTCATGACCTGGAGGTCGCCGAAACGCTGATCGGCATTCTGCGTTTTGTTCTGATTTTCGTTGGAGCCCGCACTCTTTCGGAAATTTTGGTGCGGCTCGAGCTGCCCACCATTCTTGGTGAACTGCTTGCTGGTGTGATCATTGGCGCCTCAGGGCTCCACTTGTTGGTTCCCCCTGAAACGCAAGTTCAACTCAGCGGAGCGTTTGCCGATGTGATTGCCGGCATGGCGCACATTCCCGCTGCGGAAGTATCGGTTTTGTACAACGAGAGTTTTGGGGCGCTCCAATCTGTGGCCACTCTTGGCCTCTACTCCCTGTTGTTCCTAACGGGTCTGGAAAGTGAGCTGGATGAGTTGATGGCTGTCGGGAAGCAGGCCTTCTCGGTAGCGGTCGTCGGCGTTGTGCTGCCCTTTGCCCTGGGCACGCTTGGCCTGATGAGCATTTTCCACGTCGATGCCATTCCGGCCATCTTTGCGGGGGCATCGATGACGGCCACCAGCATTGGTATTACGGCCAGCGTGTTTGGAGAACTGGGCTATCTGCGCACCCGCGAGGGTCAGATTGTGATCGGCGCCGCTGTTCTGGATGACATCCTCGGCATCGTGATTCTGGCGGTGGTGGTGTCGTTGGGTGCTGGTGGCAGCCTCGATATCGCTCCGATTATTCAGTTGGTCGTTGCGGCTGTTTTGTTCGTGGTGGTGGCGTTGGTGCTCAGCCGTAAGGCAGCCCCAGCCTTTGATTGGGTGATTGATCAGCTCAATGCCCCCGGCGGCAAATTGGTGGGTTCCTATTTGTTGTTGGGCGCTAGTTGCTTTGCAGCTACAGCCATTGGTTTAGAGGCGGCCCTCGGCGCCTTCGCCGCTGGTTTGATCGCCAGCACTTCGAAGCACCGGCATGAGATTCAAGCGGCGGTAACGCCCATTGTTGGCTTGTTTGCCACCGTATTTTTCGTGTTGGTGGGAGCCGGAATGGATCTTTCGGTGATCAACCCTTCTGATCCAGAGGCTCGATCGGCCTTGGTGATTGCGGCTTTCTTATTTGTTGTTGCCGTCATCGGCAAGGTGGTCGCCGGGTGGGCCGTGTTTGGCAAAGAGCCCACCAATCATCTGGTGGTGGGTCTTGGAATGATGCCCCGCGGCGAGGTGGGCTTAATTTTCCTTGGCCTCGGCACGGCGTCTGGATTGCTGAGTCCAGGGTTGGAAGCAGCGATTCTGTTGATGGTGATTGGTACCACATTCTTGGCACCGGTGCTGTTGCGGTTGGTTCTCAAAGACAAGCCGCCAGAGGATGGCAATCAGGTGCCCGAGGAGTTTGCGGCAGATCCGCTTGGTGGGTCGTCATGA
- a CDS encoding glycogen/starch/alpha-glucan phosphorylase, translating into MTASKPFDLRLPTPGCHNDPERVGLDAKGVFDGMTEHLFFTLGKLASTASRHDLYMALSYAVRDRLMVRYLATTEAMRAKPQKSVAYLSAEFLIGPQLNSNLLNLGIQEEAEEALRNFGIESLQQILDVEEEPGLGNGGLGRLAACYMDSLASLKIPATGYGIRYEFGIFDQLIRDGWQVEITDKWLKGGWPWELPQPDESCFVGFGGRTESYVDEKGNYRSRWIPAEHAIGIPHDVPVLGYKVNICDRLRLWRADAAESFDFYAFNIGDYSGAVEEKVGSETLSKVLYPNDGTDEGRRLRLKQQHFFVSCSLQDMLRSLDHRGLSVEDFPEYWTVQLNDTHPAIAVAELMRLLIDDRHLEWDRAWDITSRSVAYTNHTLLPEALEKWDLNMFRSLLPRHLELIYEINRRFLQQVRLRYPGNEAILSRLSIIDEDGNKAVRMAHLATIGAHHVNGVAALHSDLVKSDLLPQFAALWPDKFTNVTNGVTPRRWMALANPELSTLLDEHVGSDWISNMENLRKLEERQNDHAFLEHWASTKLSVKRKLASYIHRNTGVLVDPSSLFDVQVKRIHEYKRQHLNALQIITQYLRIKNGQAGDMAPRTILFGGKAAPGYYMAKLIIRFINGIAETVNSDPDMDGRLRVVFLPDYSVKLGEQVYPGSDLSEQISTAGKEASGTGNMKFAMNGALTIGTLDGANVEIRELVGADNFFLFGKTVEEISALRQSGYRPRDFIDAMPELQEALHLVEMGHFSNGDGELFRPLLDNLMGHDPFYVMADFADYVRAQDAVSLAWSDQMHWQRMSVLNTARSGFFSSDRSIREYCQNIWNVDPLNLEITCDAR; encoded by the coding sequence ATGACTGCGTCCAAACCCTTCGATCTACGCCTGCCAACCCCTGGTTGTCACAACGATCCTGAACGTGTGGGCCTCGACGCAAAGGGCGTGTTCGATGGCATGACAGAACATTTGTTCTTCACCCTCGGCAAACTCGCATCGACCGCCAGTCGTCACGATTTGTACATGGCCTTGAGTTATGCCGTGCGAGATCGCTTGATGGTGCGGTATCTGGCCACCACCGAAGCGATGCGCGCGAAACCGCAGAAATCTGTGGCCTATCTCTCCGCTGAATTCTTGATCGGCCCCCAGCTGAATAGCAATTTGCTCAACTTGGGGATTCAAGAAGAAGCCGAAGAGGCGCTTCGCAACTTCGGCATCGAATCGCTGCAGCAAATTTTGGATGTGGAAGAAGAGCCTGGTCTTGGCAATGGTGGCCTCGGGCGGCTGGCAGCCTGCTACATGGACTCCTTGGCAAGCCTGAAGATTCCAGCCACGGGATATGGCATTCGCTATGAATTTGGAATTTTTGACCAGCTCATTCGTGACGGCTGGCAGGTAGAAATCACCGACAAATGGCTCAAGGGGGGTTGGCCCTGGGAGCTGCCCCAACCCGATGAATCGTGCTTTGTGGGCTTTGGCGGCCGCACCGAGAGTTACGTCGATGAAAAGGGCAACTACCGATCCCGCTGGATTCCTGCGGAGCACGCCATTGGCATCCCCCATGACGTACCAGTCCTTGGTTACAAGGTGAACATCTGCGATCGCCTGCGTTTATGGCGGGCTGATGCCGCCGAAAGCTTCGATTTTTATGCCTTCAACATCGGCGATTACTCCGGTGCCGTTGAAGAAAAGGTGGGAAGCGAAACCCTCTCGAAAGTTCTCTATCCGAACGATGGAACGGATGAAGGGCGTCGCCTTCGTCTGAAGCAGCAGCACTTCTTTGTGAGCTGTTCGCTCCAAGACATGCTGCGCAGCCTCGACCATCGCGGCCTGAGCGTCGAAGACTTTCCGGAGTATTGGACCGTTCAGCTGAACGACACGCACCCAGCGATCGCCGTCGCGGAACTGATGCGTTTGCTAATCGATGATCGCCATCTGGAATGGGATCGGGCTTGGGACATCACCTCCCGCTCAGTCGCGTACACCAACCACACCCTGCTGCCTGAAGCCCTGGAGAAATGGGATCTGAACATGTTCAGAAGCCTGTTGCCCCGCCATCTCGAGCTCATCTACGAGATCAACCGCCGCTTCCTGCAACAGGTGCGCCTGCGCTACCCCGGCAATGAAGCCATTTTGAGCCGGCTTTCGATCATCGATGAAGATGGAAACAAGGCCGTCAGGATGGCCCACCTCGCCACCATTGGTGCCCACCATGTAAACGGCGTGGCCGCGCTCCACTCCGATCTTGTGAAGAGCGATTTGCTGCCGCAATTTGCTGCCCTGTGGCCAGACAAGTTCACCAACGTCACCAACGGCGTTACCCCCCGGCGTTGGATGGCCCTCGCCAACCCTGAGCTCAGCACCTTGCTCGACGAGCACGTGGGCAGCGATTGGATCTCCAACATGGAGAACCTACGCAAGTTGGAAGAACGCCAAAACGATCACGCCTTTCTTGAGCATTGGGCCAGTACCAAGCTCTCGGTAAAACGCAAACTAGCCAGCTACATCCACCGCAACACTGGTGTTTTGGTGGATCCTTCCTCCCTGTTCGATGTGCAGGTGAAGCGCATTCATGAATACAAGCGCCAACACCTGAATGCTCTGCAAATCATCACCCAATATCTGCGCATCAAAAATGGGCAAGCTGGCGACATGGCACCGCGAACCATTTTGTTTGGCGGAAAAGCCGCTCCCGGCTATTACATGGCGAAGCTGATTATTCGCTTCATCAATGGCATCGCTGAAACAGTGAATTCCGATCCGGATATGGACGGTCGACTGCGGGTGGTGTTCCTACCGGATTACAGCGTGAAGTTGGGTGAGCAGGTCTATCCAGGATCCGATCTCTCGGAGCAAATCTCCACAGCGGGTAAAGAAGCCTCCGGCACCGGCAACATGAAATTTGCCATGAACGGCGCCCTCACCATCGGAACCCTTGATGGCGCCAATGTTGAAATCCGAGAGTTAGTGGGTGCAGACAATTTCTTCCTCTTCGGCAAGACCGTCGAAGAGATCAGCGCGCTGCGGCAGAGCGGCTATCGCCCTCGGGATTTCATCGACGCCATGCCCGAATTGCAGGAAGCCCTCCACCTCGTGGAAATGGGTCACTTCAGCAACGGCGACGGAGAACTGTTCCGCCCACTCCTGGATAACCTCATGGGCCACGACCCCTTCTACGTGATGGCCGACTTTGCCGATTACGTGCGAGCCCAAGACGCGGTGAGTCTGGCCTGGAGTGATCAGATGCATTGGCAACGCATGTCTGTGCTGAACACCGCCCGTTCAGGCTTCTTCTCATCCGACCGGTCGATTAGGGAGTACTGCCAAAACATTTGGAACGTTGATCCGCTCAACCTGGAAATCACCTGCGACGCGCGTTGA